A genomic stretch from Croceibacterium aestuarii includes:
- the mdlC gene encoding benzoylformate decarboxylase produces the protein MPTVRDAAFAVFEHFGVDRLFGNPGSTELPMLKGLPFPYVMGLNEAVVVGMADGFARSARKPALVNLHSAAGTGHSLGNLFTAWKNNAPVVVTAGQQARSILPFDPFLYAERPTEFPRPYVKYSVEPARAEDVPQALIRAFVTALTPPMGPVFVSIPVDDWDRECAIPALPDLTLVSVPSATGIERIASIIDGCEKPALVFGTGVANAGGWCHAIRLAERCGASVWTAPYNARETFPEDHPQFAGFLPAWRDQIRDLLDPFDAIVVVGAPVFTYHVEGRGPHWPEHARLMALSDDPQHLAAMPGGGGVLGDVEDGLAQLAERVNKREFTGKKHELKKPAREMTAAYVLSRVAELRPRDAVIVEEAPTARGPEHDVLPITREGGFYSCASGGLGYSLPGSIGVAMGQQDKVLAILGDGAAMYTIQGLFAAQLEDANVSFLIMNNSAYAALTGFSGEFGMNHVPGCDLTGLDFVKLANGHGVEAKRVEAVEDLDAALEWSFAAKGPTLLDIRIA, from the coding sequence ATGCCGACCGTTCGCGATGCCGCATTCGCCGTGTTCGAACACTTCGGGGTCGACCGCCTGTTCGGCAATCCCGGCAGCACCGAGCTGCCGATGCTCAAGGGCCTGCCCTTCCCCTATGTCATGGGGCTCAACGAGGCGGTGGTGGTCGGTATGGCCGACGGCTTCGCCCGTTCCGCGCGCAAGCCCGCGCTGGTCAACCTGCACAGCGCGGCGGGCACCGGGCATTCGCTCGGCAACCTGTTCACCGCGTGGAAGAACAATGCGCCCGTCGTGGTCACCGCGGGGCAGCAGGCGCGCTCGATTCTGCCGTTCGACCCGTTTCTCTATGCCGAGCGGCCGACCGAATTCCCGCGCCCCTACGTCAAGTATTCGGTCGAGCCCGCGCGCGCCGAAGACGTGCCGCAGGCGCTGATCCGCGCCTTCGTCACCGCGCTGACCCCGCCGATGGGCCCGGTGTTCGTCTCGATACCGGTCGACGACTGGGACCGCGAATGCGCAATCCCCGCCCTGCCCGACCTGACTCTGGTCTCGGTCCCGTCGGCGACGGGAATCGAGCGCATTGCCTCGATCATCGACGGCTGCGAGAAGCCTGCGCTGGTGTTCGGCACCGGGGTCGCCAATGCCGGCGGCTGGTGTCACGCCATTCGCCTCGCCGAGCGCTGCGGAGCGAGCGTGTGGACCGCGCCCTACAACGCGCGCGAGACGTTTCCCGAGGACCACCCGCAGTTCGCCGGCTTCCTCCCCGCCTGGCGCGACCAGATACGCGATCTGCTCGATCCATTCGACGCCATCGTCGTCGTCGGCGCGCCGGTCTTTACCTACCATGTCGAGGGCCGCGGCCCGCACTGGCCCGAGCACGCCCGGCTCATGGCGCTGTCCGACGACCCGCAGCACCTTGCCGCGATGCCCGGCGGCGGCGGGGTGCTGGGCGACGTGGAGGACGGGCTCGCGCAACTCGCCGAGCGGGTCAACAAGCGCGAGTTCACCGGCAAGAAGCACGAACTGAAGAAGCCGGCGCGGGAAATGACCGCCGCCTACGTCCTCAGCCGCGTCGCCGAACTGCGGCCCAGGGACGCCGTCATCGTCGAGGAGGCCCCGACCGCCCGCGGGCCCGAGCACGATGTCCTGCCGATCACCCGCGAGGGCGGGTTCTATTCCTGCGCCAGCGGCGGCCTCGGCTATTCGCTGCCGGGCAGCATCGGCGTGGCGATGGGCCAGCAGGACAAGGTCCTCGCGATCCTCGGCGACGGCGCGGCGATGTACACCATCCAGGGCCTGTTCGCCGCACAGCTCGAAGACGCGAACGTCAGCTTCCTGATCATGAACAATTCGGCCTACGCGGCGCTGACCGGGTTTTCGGGCGAGTTCGGCATGAACCACGTGCCGGGCTGCGACCTCACGGGGCTCGACTTCGTCAAGCTCGCCAATGGGCACGGGGTCGAGGCGAAGCGGGTCGAGGCGGTCGAAGACCTCGATGCCGCGCTCGAATGGAGCTTCGCCGCCAAGGGGCCGACGCTGCTCGACATCCGGATCGCCTAG
- a CDS encoding VTT domain-containing protein yields the protein MSADVLAVVQSLFTSEFALACAFAALTATLVALCVPGTIIPVSVSSGALLGGVVGGAAVLAGVLVGSQVLFLASRHLLRERVRARWGERLARFEDHFARRGFLYVVGLRVAGVPHFLVTAGSALSPVRSRTFLAATLLGFLPVIGLTSTAGSLF from the coding sequence ATGAGCGCCGACGTTCTGGCGGTCGTGCAGTCCCTTTTCACCAGCGAATTCGCGCTGGCCTGCGCCTTTGCGGCCTTGACGGCCACACTGGTGGCCTTGTGCGTGCCCGGCACGATCATCCCGGTGTCGGTGTCTTCGGGCGCGCTGCTCGGCGGCGTGGTCGGCGGCGCGGCGGTGCTTGCGGGCGTGCTCGTCGGCAGCCAGGTCCTGTTCCTCGCTTCGCGCCACCTGCTGCGCGAGCGGGTCAGGGCGCGCTGGGGCGAACGGCTGGCGCGGTTCGAGGATCACTTCGCGCGGCGCGGCTTTCTTTATGTCGTCGGGCTTCGGGTCGCGGGCGTGCCGCATTTCCTCGTCACCGCAGGCTCTGCGCTCTCGCCGGTCCGCAGCCGCACCTTCCTCGCCGCGACGCTGCTCGGCTTTCTGCCGGTAATCGGA